The Mesorhizobium sp. AR10 genome includes the window GTGGCGCGCATCGGCTCGGCCGAACCGCTGATCAACACCAGCCTGCTGCTCAATTCGGTGGCGGCGGTGGTTCTGGGCGGTGTCAGCCTGTTCGGTGGACGCGCCAGTATTCTTGGGCCGGCGATCGGCGCGCTCATGCTGACGGCCCTCGTCAACGGGCTGACGCTGCTCAGCGTTTCGGCCTTCTACCAACCGCTTGCCGTGGGTATGATTGTCGTGCTGGCGGCCCTGATCATGCGGTACCAGAAATGAGCGTCGTCAATCACATCCCCTCGTCTGACGCGATCCTCGCCTGCGACGGACTGAGCAAGCACTTCGGCGGCATCCGCGCCTTCACCGACGTCGCCTTCCAGGCTCGCCGCGGCGAGGTCACCGCCGTGATCGGCGACAACGGCGCCGGAAAGTCGACACTGATCCGCTGCCTGGTCGGCGTGCATGTGCCGGACGGCGGAGAGATCTTCTTCGACGGGCGGCCACGCCCCTTCGCCAATCCCGACGAGGCGCGCAAGGCCGGCATCGAGACCGTGCACCAGAACCTGGCGTTGATCGACGAGTTGACCGTAGCGCAGAACCTGTTCCTCAATCGCGAGATCGTGCGTCGGATCGGCCCTTTCGCTTTCCTCGACCGGACCGCTATGAAGCAGCAAGCGCGCGCCATGCTGTCGCGCCTGTCGATCAACATGCCTTCGGTCACCCAGCGCGTGCGGCGGCTGTCAGGCGGGCAGCGGCAGGCGATCTCGATTTGTCGCGCAGCCGGTTCCGGCGCAAAGCTGGTGGTGATGGACGAGCCGACCGCAGCGCTTGGCGTGCAGGAGACCGGCAATGTCGAGGCGCTGATCCGACGCCTGCGCGATCAGGCCGTCAGCGTCATCCTGGTCAGCCACAATTTCGATCAGGTGCGGCGGCTTTCCGACCAGATCTGGGTGATGCGGGCGGGACGAATGGTGGCGACCGTGCGTTCGTCGGAAACCACCGGCAACGAGTTGGTCGCACTGGTCACCGGCGCGGCCTGAGGGCCTAGCAATGATCCGTTGGCCGTTCTGGCCAGCGCCGAAAGAAATGCGTTTGAAGGGGAGTATGCCGTGGCGGTGATCCGTGTCGGGCTTGTCGGTCTTGGAGAGGTTGCGCAGTCGATCCATCTGCCGGTGCTGAGCGACCAGCGCGACCGCTGGGCGATCGCAGGCATCTATGACGTCTCGCCGAGTCTGGTCGCACTCTGCCGGTCCAAATATGCCACAGCCAAGGCCTTCGATTCCGCCGAGGCGCTGATCAACTCACCGGATATCGACGCAGTTTTCATCCTCTCGTCCGACGACACCCACAGCCGCTTCGTGCGTGCTGCGATAAAGGCCAACAAGCACATCCTCCTGGAAAAACCCGCCTGCCTGACGGTGCGCGAGATCGACGAACTGCTGGCGCTGGCGCCGAACTACGCCAAGACGCTCTTCGTCGGTTACATGCGCCGCTATGCTCCTGCCTATCTGGCGGCCAAAGAAGAACTGCCCGACTTTGCCGACATCACCCATGTCCGCATCTTCGACTTGATCTCCGAAGGCCGGCATTTTCTGAAGAAGAGCCAGAATGTGCTCTATCCCACCGACATCGACCCTGCCCTCTTGGCGCGCGGCGCCAAGGAGCGCGACGCGCTAATCCGCGAAGTGGTTGGCGTCGATGCCCCAGCCGATCTGGTGCGCGCCTATCGGGGCCTGACGGCGCTCTCCTCGCACCACATTTCGGCGATGCGGGGACTGCTCGGTGAGCCAACCCGTGTGCTTGCGGCACACCGCACCAATGGCGGCGCCAACACCAGCGTAACGTTCGACTATGGACACTTCGCCGCCTGCTACGACGCGGTGGTCGATGATCTCGGCCTGTTCGACGCCATGATCGAGGTGCGCTCGAACACCAGGCGGCTCCGCATCATCTACGATACGCCCTATATCCGCAGCCTGCCGACGCGGCTCGAAGTGACCGAAAGCGGAACCGCCGGCCCGGTGACCAGGACTTTCGGACCGCTCTACGGCGACGCCTTTTCGAACGAGCTCGAGACCTTCCATCGCCACATCACGGATGGCACCAGGCCAGAGACGGACCTGGCGGATTCACGTCGCGACCTGGCGCTGATGGCGGAGATCATCGACCGCATGAAAGAGATTGCCGGACGCTCAGGCCGGCCGCCTATTTCCCGCAATGGTGATCGTTGATCTTGTTGCGCGCGCACGACGCTGGCGCCGCTGCCTTCGGCGTGAGCGGCACGCTCGCCCGACAGAGTGCAGTGGCACCAAAGACGTCCCAGGACGAACGGCTGGTTATGTTGCCTCTTTCACAGTCAGCGGCACCAATCGGTTACATAAAAGAGCGACGCTGATGTGTCTCAGCAGGGGAGGTAACCATGGATATGACGTACAAGGCAGTTCAGGAAACGCTCCGGGCTGCGGGAATTGTCATGAGCAAGAAGGGCGAAACCCATCGCATAAACTTCTTCAGCGGCTTGGAAGACACGGCGCGCTACACGACAAATCTTCAAGATGCCCTGGACAACGGGCTGGCCATGGCGAGACGGCAACGCTCGTGACCGTAGGCGCTGGCCATGATCCGATGACCTCGTTGGTCGCCATCGGGCGCGTTTGTCGCCGCTCTTACAAGCTTGCGGTCGATTTTCATGGCTGCAGTCTCATCGAGGCTCAGTGCATGTCGCCCAAAAGTGCGCAGCGGTTTTGGGACAACGACAGCATAAAAACAAAGATTTAAAGCGCGTCGATTGAATCCGTTTCAACGCGACGCGCTTTGGGCCACTCTCGGCGTAAGGCCGGCATTCTCAAAACAGCTGGGGTTGGTCAATGCAAGATGGAGGCACACCGGATCAGGTCGACCAGTTCCAGGGTTTCATCCCAATACTGTGCGAGTTCGAGACCAAAGCCACCGCCGTAGGAGAGCAAGGAGAACTGGCACGCCAGTTCTTCCTGAAGGCGCAATGCCTCAAAAGGATCCGTGATCGAGCCCGTCACCATGACGGCCAAGTCCCGACAGCGCTGCTCGGTTTCAAGACCGGCGCCGGCAACAATCGCCCCAAGCTCAACCATGATCGAAATTAGCCGCACAAGGCCCTCCCTCCTGCGCAACACCATATTCTCTCAATTTCAATCATAGTTGGTCAGATTTGAAAACCCCCTGGCGTTTTCTGTCCCCAGTTCCTTTCTGATAATTGGCCTTGGCCGAGCTTGGCTCGTCAACGTGCCAACCGGCGCGTCGGACCATCCGAGAACGGGCTCATCTCACTGTGATAACAGGCCTAAGTGACCGGGTGGACGCCTGGTACAGCCGCCCACCCGGATCCTATGATTACGCTTGGCCTAGGTCAGCCACCGGCACCACCGCTGCCACCGCCGCCACCGCTGCCACCGGCACCACCGCTGCCACCGCCGCCACCGCTGCCACCGGCACCACCGCTGCCGCCACCGGCACCACCGGCACCACCGCTGCCGCCACCGGCACCACCGGCACCACCGTCGCCACCGCCGCCGCCGCCGTCGCCGCCGTCGCCACCACCGCCGCCGTCGCCACCACCGCCGCCGTCGCCACCGCCACCGCCGTCGCCACCACCGCCGCCGTCGCCACCGCCACCGCCGTCGCCACCACCGCCGTCGCCACCACCGCCGCCGTCGCCACCGCCGCCACCGTCGCCACCGCCACCGTCGCCACCACCGCCGCCGGAGTTGCCACTGTTGCCGTTGCCACCACCTTCCCCATCACTGGCCAACGCAGCTGCGACGAGAGCGGTGGTGAGGGGTGGGCATTGGGCGAGTTGATCGGCAGACAAGATGCTCTTGCGATTGATCGCTATGCAGCAAAGCTCGTAGTTACTTTCGGTAAGCGGCTGACATTGCGCGGCCGCTAGCCGCGGTCGCACACTATTCTGTGCTGTTGTGGGAGTTGCCAAAACCACCGCCACAAGGGCGGATGAAACAAGCAAGGTTGAGCGAACCCTGCTCGCGCAGGTTGGGTACAGGTGCATTTCTTCCTCCTAAAGGGAAAAAAGGCGCTCCCGTCCCCAAACTGGGCGCTATATCAAAGTTTCCGACCATCGGAAACATATTGTTAACTATACACTGTTTTGAAAGCAGTGCAAATGCCATCGGTAAGGGTTGATTTAGCTTGTCCTGAAATTATGAATGTCGCCCATCGACAGAAGGGGACGACAAGTGATTCGTTTGGCGGCAATTGTGGCCGCAGCCATGGTGACATCTGGCTGCAGCGATACCATGCATACCAGTGGCACTACAGCGACGATGGTCACCAAAGGGTACGCATTCGCCCCGCCGGCCTTTCGTCCCTTCTGCGCCAGACAACCAAAACTCTGCAGCACCGGCGGTCAGGTCAAGCAGGTTAAGCTCACGCCGGCACGCCAGGCTGAGCTTGCGGCTGTGAACAGCTCCGTCAACCACCGGATCAAGGAGCGTAGCGACCTCGACTCGGTCGGCAGTGCCGACGATTGGCGTGTCCCGACCAAAGACGGTGACTGCGAGGACTTCGCCATCCTGAAAAAGAGCGAACTTCTGAAGCGCGGATGGCCGGCTTCCGCCTTGCTGCTGACAGTCGTGACACTCGGCGGCGCAGGCCACACGGTGCTTACCGTGCGCACGGACAAGGGCGACCTGATCATGGACAACCGCAGCAGCGCCGTCAGGAATTGGTCGCGTACTTCGTATCGGTATTTTGCCAGGCAATCCCAGTCCGAAAAAGGCAAGTGGACACGCATCGCGTCCTAGCCGGTACAGGCCTCCGCAGATTTTCCGCGGTGTTTCGTGGCCGACGGGATTATTCACGACCTGCCCTGATCCTCAGGCACGGCCTCGCGCCACCAACGGTTCGCACATAGCTCGAATGAACTACTCCTTGCCGCCTTCCAACGGCGTTCCTTCCATGCCACATTTGCCGGAATTTCCTTGCCTGGCCAAGGGTTAGAAGGAAAACAGCCAGTGCCGTAACCGTCACCGGTTTGCCCACGCCCTTCGGGCAAAGGTCAACATCATGCGTGTGGATGTTATCGATAGTTTCGATACTCTCCTCCAACTGAGAGGCAATTGGGACGCTGTCTACGAAGCTGACCCGGAAGCTCAGTTCTTCATGTCCTGGACATGGATCGCGGGCTGGTTCAAGCGACTTCGCTATC containing:
- a CDS encoding Gfo/Idh/MocA family protein, which translates into the protein MAVIRVGLVGLGEVAQSIHLPVLSDQRDRWAIAGIYDVSPSLVALCRSKYATAKAFDSAEALINSPDIDAVFILSSDDTHSRFVRAAIKANKHILLEKPACLTVREIDELLALAPNYAKTLFVGYMRRYAPAYLAAKEELPDFADITHVRIFDLISEGRHFLKKSQNVLYPTDIDPALLARGAKERDALIREVVGVDAPADLVRAYRGLTALSSHHISAMRGLLGEPTRVLAAHRTNGGANTSVTFDYGHFAACYDAVVDDLGLFDAMIEVRSNTRRLRIIYDTPYIRSLPTRLEVTESGTAGPVTRTFGPLYGDAFSNELETFHRHITDGTRPETDLADSRRDLALMAEIIDRMKEIAGRSGRPPISRNGDR
- a CDS encoding ATP-binding cassette domain-containing protein; the encoded protein is MSVVNHIPSSDAILACDGLSKHFGGIRAFTDVAFQARRGEVTAVIGDNGAGKSTLIRCLVGVHVPDGGEIFFDGRPRPFANPDEARKAGIETVHQNLALIDELTVAQNLFLNREIVRRIGPFAFLDRTAMKQQARAMLSRLSINMPSVTQRVRRLSGGQRQAISICRAAGSGAKLVVMDEPTAALGVQETGNVEALIRRLRDQAVSVILVSHNFDQVRRLSDQIWVMRAGRMVATVRSSETTGNELVALVTGAA
- a CDS encoding transglutaminase-like cysteine peptidase codes for the protein MVTSGCSDTMHTSGTTATMVTKGYAFAPPAFRPFCARQPKLCSTGGQVKQVKLTPARQAELAAVNSSVNHRIKERSDLDSVGSADDWRVPTKDGDCEDFAILKKSELLKRGWPASALLLTVVTLGGAGHTVLTVRTDKGDLIMDNRSSAVRNWSRTSYRYFARQSQSEKGKWTRIAS